A genomic window from Salvia splendens isolate huo1 chromosome 11, SspV2, whole genome shotgun sequence includes:
- the LOC121754474 gene encoding GATA zinc finger domain-containing protein 14-like, producing the protein MDAPSRDHPNFRWTEGNLNSPPLQQNANYSNPPEHQSNWSGRNQERQNNWGNWNQGNQSNWANRNQNNPTNSYVPPHQRNYQGNNSNPQPNYQGNQGSGNQYNSNQGHQGNFHSNQGHGPSHHRGPSTIHPSARQPKSLDEMVNDLVSSQQHLQNNMQSNNDVVHKLQDAHVEHKTAMDMLAKQLSQIATSQSEMRGNEGRITATVKPPDRANISEITLRSK; encoded by the coding sequence ATGGATGCCCCATCGAGGGATCACCCTAACTTTAGATGGACCGAAGGTAACCTGAATTCACCACCCCTGCAGCAGAATGCCAACTATTCGAATCCCCCGGAACATCAATCCAACTGGTCTGGAAGAAATCAGGAAAGACAGAACAATTGGGGCAACTGGAATCAGGGCAACCAGTCCAACTGGGCAAACAGGAATCAGAACAATCCAACAAATTCCTATGTGCCACCCCATCAGAGGAATTACCAAGGCAATAACTCAAACCCTCAACCCAATTACCAGGGGAATCAAGGGTCGGGTAATCAGTACAACAGCAATCAGGGGCATCAAGGGAATTTCCATTCAAATCAGGGACATGGACCTAGCCATCATCGAGGACCGAGTACCATTCATCCGAGCGCCAGACAACCGAAGAGCCTCGATGAGATGGTAAACGATTTGGTCAGTTCGCAGCAGCACCTTCAGAATAAtatgcagtccaataatgatgTGGTAcataagcttcaagacgctcatGTGGAACACAAGACAGCCATGGACATGCTGGCGAAGCAATTATCCCAGATCGCCACTTCCCAGAGTGAAATGCGTGGGAATGAAGGAAGAATCACTGCCACAGTTAAGCCACCAGATAGGGCTAACATCAGTGAAATCACCCTTAGGTCCAAATGA